In Sulfurisphaera javensis, a single genomic region encodes these proteins:
- a CDS encoding ATP-dependent DNA ligase translates to MEFKLIAEYFDKLEKISSRLQLTALLTDLFKKADKNVIDKVVYLIQGKLWPDFLGYPELGVGEKLLIKAISIATNVKEEIVEEQLKTIGDLGEVAMRLKKTPQSASILSFLGAQTTEGLTVEETYDALTKIALASGEGSRDIKIRSLAGLLKKASPLEAKYIVRFVDGRLRVGIGDATIMDALSTAFTGSVSYRSLIERAYNLRADLGNIAKIIAQQGAEALKDIKPQVGIPIRPMLAERLNDPTEILAKVGGEALVDYKYDGERAQIHKKDKEIYIFSRRLENITKMYPDVVEYVREYINANEVIIEGEIVAVDPESNEIRPFQELMHRKRKNDIQEAIKEYPVNVYLFDLMYYENEDYTMKPLPERRKKLEEVIKPNDKLHIAHHIYTNNVDKLTEFFYDAISNGAEGVMVKSIAKDSIYQAGSRGFLWIKLKRDYQSEMADSVDLVVVGAFYGRGKRGGKLSSLLMAAYDPETDTFKTVCKVASGFSDAELDELQKKLMEIKLDNKDPRVDSELVPDIWVEPKYVAEIIGAEITLSPEHTCCKGMVTKDAGLSVRFPRFIRWRDDKSIEDATTPKEIYEMYKLKLKKKEETPQSDEA, encoded by the coding sequence ATGGAGTTTAAACTGATTGCTGAATATTTTGATAAACTTGAAAAGATATCTTCACGACTTCAACTTACTGCATTATTAACTGACCTTTTTAAGAAGGCTGACAAGAATGTTATTGATAAGGTAGTATACCTAATTCAAGGCAAATTGTGGCCAGATTTCTTAGGTTATCCAGAGCTAGGGGTAGGCGAAAAATTACTAATTAAAGCTATTTCAATAGCAACTAACGTTAAGGAAGAAATTGTAGAAGAACAACTTAAGACTATTGGTGATTTAGGAGAAGTGGCAATGAGGCTTAAGAAAACCCCGCAGTCCGCATCAATCTTAAGTTTTCTTGGGGCTCAGACTACTGAAGGATTAACTGTTGAGGAGACTTATGATGCTTTGACAAAAATAGCTTTAGCCTCTGGAGAAGGAAGTAGGGATATAAAAATAAGATCTTTAGCTGGGTTATTAAAGAAAGCTTCTCCTTTAGAGGCAAAATACATAGTAAGATTTGTTGATGGAAGACTTAGAGTAGGGATTGGTGATGCAACGATAATGGATGCGCTTTCTACTGCATTTACTGGCAGCGTATCTTATAGATCACTTATTGAAAGAGCATATAATTTAAGGGCTGATTTAGGTAATATAGCAAAGATTATTGCTCAGCAAGGCGCTGAGGCTTTAAAGGATATTAAACCACAAGTTGGCATACCTATTAGACCAATGTTAGCTGAAAGGTTAAATGATCCCACAGAAATTTTAGCAAAAGTAGGAGGAGAAGCATTAGTAGATTATAAATATGATGGTGAAAGAGCCCAGATTCATAAGAAGGATAAAGAGATTTATATCTTTTCAAGAAGATTAGAAAATATTACTAAAATGTATCCAGATGTAGTGGAATATGTTAGAGAATATATAAACGCCAATGAAGTGATTATAGAAGGAGAAATAGTAGCTGTTGATCCAGAAAGTAATGAAATCAGACCATTTCAAGAACTTATGCATAGGAAAAGAAAGAATGACATACAAGAAGCTATAAAGGAGTATCCAGTGAATGTATATTTATTCGATTTAATGTATTATGAAAATGAAGATTACACTATGAAACCATTACCCGAAAGAAGAAAGAAGTTAGAGGAGGTAATAAAACCTAATGATAAGTTACATATCGCTCATCATATTTATACTAATAACGTAGATAAATTAACGGAATTCTTCTATGATGCTATAAGTAATGGGGCAGAAGGCGTAATGGTAAAGTCAATAGCAAAAGACTCAATATATCAAGCGGGTTCAAGAGGCTTCCTTTGGATAAAGCTGAAAAGAGATTATCAAAGCGAGATGGCAGATAGCGTTGATTTAGTTGTTGTTGGTGCGTTTTATGGTAGAGGAAAAAGAGGAGGGAAGTTGAGTTCATTGCTTATGGCTGCTTATGACCCAGAGACTGATACTTTCAAAACAGTTTGCAAAGTTGCTTCCGGATTTAGTGATGCAGAATTAGATGAATTGCAAAAGAAATTAATGGAAATTAAATTGGATAACAAGGATCCCAGAGTCGATTCAGAATTAGTCCCAGATATATGGGTTGAACCTAAATATGTAGCTGAAATTATCGGAGCAGAGATTACGTTATCTCCAGAACATACATGCTGTAAAGGTATGGTAACTAAGGATGCTGGATTATCGGTTAGATTCCCTAGATTCATAAGATGGAGAGATGATAAGAGCATTGAAGATGCCACAACACCTAAAGAAATCTATGAGATGTATAAATTAAAATTGAAAAAGAAAGAGGAGACCCCGCAGAGTGATGAAGCTTAA
- the dcd gene encoding dCTP deaminase — translation MILGDRDLKYYLEKGWIKIDPLRDDTVRENGIDLRVGDEIARFVKTDKVFDPDNPDPSFFKIEKGEEFIISPYEHVLLTTEEYVELPSDVMAFVNLRSSFARLGLFIPPTIVDAGFKGQITIEVVGSSFPIKLRKGTRFIHLIFARTLTPVEHPYQGKYQGQRGVTLPKFKTEVSNFLSLHQK, via the coding sequence ATGATTCTTGGTGATAGGGACCTAAAATACTATCTGGAAAAAGGATGGATTAAAATTGATCCTTTAAGGGATGATACTGTTAGGGAAAATGGAATCGATTTAAGGGTTGGTGATGAAATAGCAAGATTCGTGAAAACAGACAAAGTCTTCGATCCAGATAACCCAGATCCTTCATTCTTCAAAATTGAAAAAGGAGAAGAATTCATCATTTCACCTTATGAGCACGTTTTGCTAACGACTGAAGAATATGTTGAACTACCATCAGATGTTATGGCTTTTGTAAATTTACGTTCTTCATTTGCAAGGCTTGGTTTATTCATCCCACCAACAATAGTTGATGCTGGATTTAAAGGACAAATAACAATAGAGGTTGTTGGTTCATCATTTCCTATAAAACTGAGAAAAGGAACAAGATTCATTCACTTAATTTTTGCCAGAACATTAACACCCGTAGAACATCCATATCAAGGAAAATATCAAGGACAAAGAGGAGTAACTTTACCAAAGTTCAAAACAGAGGTTTCCAACTTTTTGTCTCTCCATCAAAAATGA
- a CDS encoding TIGR00296 family protein → MSQEQLVVVNELDEKIGKQLIKIARDSIANRLGLLKVNLEEYLKSFEESRLNKKGLAFVTLETYYGSSSSLRGCIGYVEAVAPLKEIVSKAAIAAAFSDPRFPPLRREEFDNIIIEVTVLTKPQEINVENRWDLPKYIKVGEDGLIVEYGILYSGLLLPQVPMEYCWDEETFLAETCIKAGLDPDCWLNDKVKVKKFQGIIFREVEPKSEKIIMIKPSEVKCKKEEMLLL, encoded by the coding sequence ATGAGTCAAGAGCAATTAGTAGTGGTTAATGAATTAGATGAAAAGATTGGTAAGCAACTTATAAAGATAGCAAGAGATTCTATAGCTAATAGATTAGGTTTACTTAAAGTTAATTTGGAGGAATATTTGAAGTCATTTGAAGAATCAAGATTAAATAAAAAAGGTTTAGCATTTGTTACGCTTGAAACTTATTATGGTAGCTCCTCCTCATTAAGGGGATGCATTGGCTATGTTGAAGCTGTTGCTCCCTTAAAAGAAATAGTATCGAAGGCTGCTATTGCTGCTGCCTTCTCAGATCCTAGGTTTCCTCCCTTAAGAAGAGAGGAATTTGATAATATAATTATTGAAGTTACAGTATTAACAAAACCGCAAGAAATTAACGTAGAGAATAGATGGGATCTGCCAAAATATATTAAAGTTGGAGAAGATGGACTAATAGTAGAATATGGAATACTTTATAGCGGTCTGCTTTTACCACAAGTTCCTATGGAATATTGTTGGGATGAAGAGACATTTTTAGCCGAAACTTGCATTAAAGCTGGTTTAGACCCAGATTGTTGGTTAAATGATAAGGTAAAAGTAAAGAAATTTCAAGGAATTATATTCAGAGAAGTAGAGCCTAAATCCGAAAAAATTATTATGATAAAACCTAGTGAAGTAAAATGTAAGAAAGAAGAAATGCTATTATTATGA
- a CDS encoding DUF460 domain-containing protein, translating into MRIMGIDIEPGKSPNSTQPPSYAVIIINDKGEIEEKYENIHIGKLIRLIWEKKPDILATDNVYELASNERQLVKLLSLLPDNIQIIQTTYVNGQFKDIREVAKENGIEVQGKTNPIKTAYLSALLASKGIGTSIKAIENRTKIIVSRGRALGPGGMSSNRYKRHIRGLVLRVMKEIKEKLDKNGFDYDYTIKRTKAGIEKAVFVVYAPRQSLNGIIKKMKGHDLVVDIKPIFKSKIEFVDKERYSKKPVIVGIDPGIEVGISIIDLYGNPVYLDRKRNIDREEIINIIRLNGKPVLIATDVNPVPDTVRKIAAQLKCKIYEPDRPLYIDEKMELVSKFSELHGIKIDDPHIRDSLSAALKAYYDFSHKLRQIEGFLGRLDLEIEEDKIVECVIEGNTINECIEKEIEKEITTSSSQIDNSKTTENKQFATPSQTVNNEVLEYKKENERLKRYIKQLLSYKDYLERKINEIKMTINVEVEKDRRVYELHNIISTHLKTINTLKAEVENKDKELIKLKELIRDLIIGNKIALHLSQLPPYLRIENNKVILLEENVSSEIIDLIIGDYVILSKDLLRDAGILNKEKQLNIDSKIDLKRIIDEYRKQRFRKA; encoded by the coding sequence ATGCGAATAATGGGTATTGATATAGAACCAGGAAAGAGTCCTAATTCGACCCAACCCCCTTCATATGCAGTCATAATTATAAATGATAAAGGAGAAATTGAAGAGAAATATGAAAATATTCACATTGGTAAATTAATAAGATTAATCTGGGAAAAGAAACCAGATATCTTGGCTACAGATAACGTTTATGAGCTTGCGTCTAACGAAAGACAATTAGTAAAATTACTCTCTTTATTGCCAGATAATATTCAGATAATACAGACAACATATGTTAATGGTCAATTTAAAGATATCAGAGAAGTAGCAAAGGAGAATGGAATAGAAGTTCAAGGTAAAACTAATCCAATAAAAACTGCTTATCTCTCCGCTTTATTAGCCTCCAAAGGTATAGGCACATCAATAAAAGCAATTGAAAATAGGACAAAAATAATTGTATCTAGAGGTAGAGCTTTAGGTCCAGGAGGAATGAGTAGCAACAGATATAAAAGACATATAAGAGGATTAGTTCTAAGAGTAATGAAAGAAATTAAAGAAAAATTAGATAAAAATGGTTTTGATTATGATTATACTATAAAAAGAACTAAAGCCGGAATAGAAAAAGCAGTCTTTGTCGTTTATGCCCCAAGACAAAGCTTAAATGGAATAATAAAGAAAATGAAAGGACATGATTTAGTAGTAGATATAAAACCAATTTTTAAAAGCAAGATTGAATTCGTAGATAAAGAGAGGTATTCAAAAAAACCTGTTATTGTAGGAATAGACCCAGGTATAGAGGTAGGAATATCTATAATAGATCTATATGGTAATCCAGTTTATCTTGATAGAAAAAGAAATATTGATAGAGAGGAAATTATTAATATAATAAGATTAAATGGAAAACCAGTATTAATTGCTACTGATGTTAATCCAGTACCAGATACAGTAAGAAAAATCGCTGCTCAGCTAAAATGTAAAATATACGAACCAGATCGTCCTTTATATATTGACGAAAAGATGGAATTAGTTAGCAAATTCTCTGAATTACATGGAATAAAAATCGATGATCCACACATTAGAGATTCTTTATCAGCTGCTCTTAAAGCTTATTATGATTTTTCACATAAATTAAGGCAAATAGAAGGTTTCCTAGGAAGATTAGACTTAGAAATAGAAGAAGATAAAATAGTTGAATGTGTAATTGAAGGAAATACAATAAATGAGTGCATTGAGAAAGAAATCGAAAAAGAAATAACTACTTCTTCTAGTCAAATAGATAATTCTAAAACAACAGAGAATAAGCAATTTGCAACTCCATCTCAGACAGTAAATAATGAAGTTCTTGAATACAAGAAAGAAAACGAGAGACTAAAAAGATATATAAAACAATTGCTAAGTTATAAGGACTATTTAGAAAGGAAAATAAATGAAATTAAAATGACAATTAACGTAGAAGTAGAAAAAGATAGAAGAGTTTACGAATTACATAATATAATAAGCACTCACTTAAAAACTATAAACACTCTTAAAGCTGAAGTTGAAAATAAGGATAAGGAACTAATCAAACTAAAAGAATTAATTAGAGATCTTATTATTGGAAATAAGATAGCGTTACATCTATCCCAATTACCCCCATATTTGAGAATTGAGAATAATAAAGTAATACTACTCGAAGAAAATGTAAGCAGTGAAATTATTGATTTAATAATAGGTGATTACGTTATTCTTTCTAAAGATCTATTAAGAGATGCCGGAATACTTAATAAAGAGAAACAACTAAACATAGACTCAAAAATTGATCTTAAGCGTATAATTGATGAGTATAGAAAACAACGCTTTAGAAAAGCATAA
- a CDS encoding RIO1 family regulatory kinase/ATPase, with protein sequence MVVLTLAERASLIGPLDYKVLKTVYELNSNYEYVPYSAISEELGLLDRELKEVLLKLYDLRLLSKERILKEIGYRLTFTGLDILAIKKLYATKILKNLGIIIGEGKESNVYFGYNFSDETVIVKFHRIGKNSYKNIRKIRGIKYKEDWIKLTVKNAEREYKALDCLYNNFGNVPKPYGQAYNAIVMEYVQGTELYRTNISNPEEVLQDILSTLRIAYTYCDKIVHGDLSEYNVLISEEGKPYIIDWPQWKREDEDLLIRDVTNILYYFNKKYDIYKDINQVINYIKG encoded by the coding sequence ATGGTTGTTTTAACTTTAGCTGAAAGAGCATCACTTATAGGACCCTTAGACTATAAAGTTCTAAAAACAGTTTATGAATTAAATTCTAATTACGAGTACGTTCCTTATTCTGCTATATCTGAAGAATTAGGATTATTAGACAGGGAACTAAAAGAAGTATTACTAAAACTATATGATTTAAGATTATTATCTAAGGAAAGAATACTTAAAGAAATAGGATATAGATTAACATTTACTGGTCTTGATATACTTGCCATAAAGAAGTTATATGCAACTAAAATACTTAAAAACCTTGGTATAATCATAGGTGAAGGAAAAGAAAGTAACGTATACTTTGGTTATAATTTTTCAGATGAGACAGTTATAGTTAAGTTTCATAGGATCGGCAAAAATAGTTATAAAAATATAAGAAAAATTAGAGGCATTAAATACAAGGAAGACTGGATCAAATTAACAGTAAAAAATGCAGAAAGAGAATACAAAGCACTAGATTGTTTATATAACAACTTTGGTAACGTGCCCAAACCTTATGGACAAGCTTATAACGCAATAGTGATGGAGTACGTACAAGGTACAGAACTATACAGAACTAATATATCAAATCCAGAGGAAGTATTGCAAGATATACTTTCTACATTAAGAATTGCTTACACTTATTGTGATAAGATAGTTCATGGAGATCTTAGTGAATATAATGTTTTAATTAGTGAAGAAGGAAAACCATATATTATAGATTGGCCTCAATGGAAAAGAGAAGACGAAGATTTATTGATTAGAGATGTAACTAATATATTATATTATTTTAATAAAAAATATGATATATATAAAGATATTAATCAAGTAATAAATTATATAAAGGGGTAA
- a CDS encoding thioredoxin family protein, with the protein MEEEFAELFTDEVKQALVDALKDMKNPVDIYVFIDSKDQHCHYCEVTKKFLEFMSDAAPKSSDGKSLAVVHVVDRADPNSSELFKDFRVERVPTVAFMKGYLRWTGAPLGEEIRALVETVVRLSLGESGLSQETINAIKTKLNGYVKIETVVTPSCPYCPYAALMAHMVAYEACKAGKCNVESDVVEAYENQDIAEKYQVMSVPTVAINESVEFIGVPYEENFINSLLEKQKL; encoded by the coding sequence ATGGAAGAGGAATTTGCAGAACTTTTTACAGATGAAGTTAAGCAAGCTCTTGTTGATGCACTCAAAGATATGAAGAACCCAGTAGATATCTATGTGTTTATTGACTCAAAAGATCAGCATTGTCATTATTGTGAAGTAACTAAAAAATTCTTAGAATTCATGAGTGATGCTGCTCCTAAGAGCTCTGATGGTAAAAGTTTAGCTGTTGTTCATGTAGTTGATAGAGCTGATCCTAATTCCAGTGAATTATTTAAAGACTTCAGAGTTGAAAGAGTACCTACTGTAGCTTTTATGAAAGGGTATCTAAGGTGGACTGGAGCTCCATTGGGTGAAGAAATTAGAGCATTAGTAGAGACTGTGGTTAGGTTATCTTTAGGTGAGAGTGGTTTAAGCCAAGAGACTATAAATGCAATTAAAACTAAGCTTAATGGTTATGTAAAAATTGAGACTGTAGTTACTCCTTCTTGTCCATATTGTCCTTATGCGGCATTAATGGCTCACATGGTAGCATACGAGGCATGTAAAGCTGGTAAATGTAATGTGGAATCTGATGTAGTAGAAGCATATGAGAATCAAGATATAGCAGAAAAATACCAAGTTATGAGTGTACCAACTGTAGCAATTAACGAATCAGTAGAATTTATTGGAGTACCATATGAGGAGAATTTCATTAACTCGTTATTGGAAAAGCAAAAGTTATAA
- a CDS encoding MBL fold metallo-hydrolase: MFDILDNGAILLGKNFTIDGHFRRLFRVLTHFHSDHLNELDKSIKECASIIATPITLDAISVLGYTVPKHKRIDLEYGITLDVVNEKIRLEKADHIMGASQVVVNTDGIEIAYTGDFKNPGKGTPILNPDVLVIDATYGSPLHKRPYKEEAEMLFSDYIRDALIQGPVRIYAYYGKIQEAMRILRQFNVDAPFIVSGKIKDLTNVAIKHGIRIDNVFEEKSKEGREIMKDGWYISFHHVTNFKNRDKTATNFLLDGWVLKDFIRRVDQKSFIIGLSSHGDFDDTIYYIDNTTADIIVIDGSRSKFARDLFEFGRKYLPKKTFIVLPRSV; the protein is encoded by the coding sequence GTGTTTGACATATTAGATAATGGTGCAATTTTATTAGGGAAGAATTTCACTATTGATGGTCATTTTAGAAGATTATTTAGAGTATTGACTCACTTTCATTCTGATCATTTAAACGAATTAGACAAAAGTATAAAGGAATGTGCAAGCATAATTGCTACTCCAATTACGTTGGATGCAATATCAGTTTTAGGTTATACTGTCCCAAAGCATAAAAGAATAGACTTAGAGTATGGTATAACATTAGATGTTGTGAATGAAAAGATTAGATTAGAAAAAGCTGACCATATAATGGGTGCATCACAAGTAGTAGTGAATACTGATGGTATAGAAATTGCATATACTGGTGATTTTAAGAATCCCGGTAAAGGTACTCCTATTTTGAATCCTGATGTTCTTGTGATTGATGCTACTTATGGGAGTCCATTACACAAAAGACCTTATAAAGAAGAGGCAGAAATGCTATTTTCTGATTATATTAGAGATGCATTAATACAAGGTCCAGTAAGGATATACGCATATTATGGCAAAATTCAAGAGGCTATGAGGATATTAAGACAATTTAACGTAGATGCCCCATTTATAGTCTCTGGAAAAATAAAGGATTTAACTAATGTTGCCATAAAGCATGGAATAAGGATTGATAATGTTTTTGAAGAGAAAAGTAAAGAAGGAAGAGAAATTATGAAAGACGGATGGTATATTTCTTTTCATCATGTCACAAACTTTAAAAATAGGGATAAAACTGCGACAAATTTTTTGTTGGATGGTTGGGTCCTAAAGGACTTTATTAGAAGAGTTGATCAAAAATCATTCATAATAGGTTTAAGTAGTCACGGAGATTTTGATGACACTATTTATTATATTGATAATACTACTGCTGATATTATTGTAATTGATGGAAGTAGAAGTAAGTTTGCAAGAGATTTATTTGAGTTTGGTAGAAAATACTTGCCTAAAAAGACCTTTATAGTTTTGCCAAGAAGTGTTTAG
- the rqcH gene encoding ribosome rescue protein RqcH encodes MSYFDLLAWLIENKNELKGCRIDNIYKVTGTQAYFFRLHCKNGDKNLIIEPGKRIHFTKYDRQKEISNEISLLRAHLKDKIIDEVSILGKERILKITLGDRLLYIELLPRGLLVITDLQNRILFSTEYKEFKDRIIKPNVEYTPPPPPLPLTEEEKDKLLKKRSLSRILGVPQEIIEALGFNISNKNELNLAINKISELEENIVKGNFAKCLIPNVTVIPIKTDNCIEKETYNDALDEYFTNEEKNVIKSESDKKLEEEKKKLEKTIQEVEEEIKKYKQEEEKYRSIANILVSNYDKIEEELKKYQDKNSIKINFNGLEIELDPKLSVYKNASKYFDIAKEFAEKSRKALETLENLKKKIEELNKQIEERHEEIRISLRKREWYEKYRWSFTRNGYLIISGRDVDQNESLVKKFLEPKDIFLHADIQGASATIIKTQGKEISEDDIKDAAVIAACYSKAWKTGMGAIDVFWVYGDQVSKSPPSGEYLKKGSFMIYGKKNFVNNVKMQLAMGVTEDFKIIVGSEEIVRKMSGFNVYLILEPGDDDPSKLSQKILKIFQEKLKIKGLKVLQEDIIRALPGRSKIVTIKNKT; translated from the coding sequence ATGTCATATTTCGATCTTTTAGCATGGCTAATTGAGAATAAGAATGAGTTAAAAGGCTGTAGAATAGACAATATCTATAAGGTTACTGGCACCCAGGCTTACTTCTTCAGATTACATTGCAAAAACGGAGATAAGAACTTAATAATAGAGCCTGGAAAGAGAATCCATTTTACAAAATACGATAGACAAAAAGAGATTTCAAATGAAATAAGCTTGTTAAGAGCACACTTAAAAGATAAGATAATTGACGAAGTTAGTATTTTAGGCAAAGAGAGAATACTAAAAATTACACTAGGAGACAGACTTTTATACATAGAGTTATTACCAAGAGGATTACTTGTAATAACTGATCTGCAAAATAGAATATTATTTTCAACTGAATACAAGGAATTCAAAGATAGAATTATAAAACCAAATGTAGAATATACCCCTCCTCCACCACCTCTTCCCTTAACGGAAGAAGAAAAAGATAAACTTCTTAAAAAAAGGAGTCTTTCTAGAATTTTAGGAGTACCACAAGAAATTATAGAAGCTTTAGGATTTAATATAAGTAATAAAAATGAATTAAATCTAGCTATAAATAAAATAAGTGAACTGGAAGAAAATATAGTTAAAGGAAACTTCGCTAAATGTTTAATCCCTAACGTTACTGTTATCCCAATAAAAACAGATAATTGCATTGAAAAAGAGACATATAATGATGCTTTAGACGAATACTTTACTAATGAAGAAAAAAATGTTATTAAGAGCGAAAGTGATAAAAAACTTGAGGAAGAAAAGAAAAAACTAGAAAAAACAATACAAGAAGTTGAAGAAGAAATAAAAAAATATAAACAAGAAGAAGAAAAATATAGAAGTATTGCTAATATCCTTGTCTCTAATTATGACAAAATAGAAGAAGAATTAAAAAAATATCAAGATAAGAATAGCATAAAAATTAACTTCAATGGCCTTGAAATAGAGTTAGATCCTAAATTATCTGTATACAAAAACGCATCTAAATATTTTGACATAGCAAAAGAATTCGCTGAAAAATCTAGGAAAGCATTAGAAACTTTAGAGAACTTAAAGAAAAAAATAGAGGAACTTAATAAACAAATAGAAGAAAGGCATGAAGAGATAAGAATCTCTTTAAGAAAAAGAGAATGGTATGAAAAATACAGATGGAGTTTCACTAGGAATGGTTACTTAATAATTTCAGGTAGAGACGTTGATCAAAATGAAAGTCTCGTTAAAAAGTTCCTTGAACCAAAAGATATTTTCCTTCATGCAGATATACAAGGGGCATCAGCTACAATAATTAAAACACAAGGTAAAGAAATTTCAGAAGATGACATAAAAGATGCAGCAGTTATTGCAGCTTGCTATTCTAAGGCGTGGAAAACAGGAATGGGAGCAATAGATGTATTCTGGGTTTATGGTGATCAAGTAAGTAAGTCACCACCCAGTGGAGAATACCTAAAGAAAGGATCATTTATGATATATGGTAAAAAAAATTTTGTAAATAATGTTAAAATGCAGTTAGCTATGGGCGTAACTGAAGACTTTAAGATTATAGTAGGAAGCGAAGAAATAGTAAGAAAAATGAGTGGATTTAATGTGTATTTAATTTTGGAACCAGGGGATGATGATCCTAGTAAATTATCTCAAAAAATTCTCAAGATCTTTCAAGAAAAATTAAAAATAAAAGGGTTAAAAGTTTTACAAGAAGATATAATTAGAGCTTTACCTGGAAGGAGCAAAATAGTTACAATAAAGAATAAAACTTAG
- a CDS encoding DUF5615 family PIN-like protein has protein sequence MQSQKFIVDAMLGKLARWLRILGYDTLYSNTYEDWKILKIAEENDRIIITRDRGLCVRARKKGLECFLVYPTEDFIDILTKLAIKYKIDLNADPNFSRCTECNGVLEKIDENRWKCTKCGKEYWKGSHWRTIENILIRARSKIKNNESRAISSG, from the coding sequence ATGCAATCACAAAAGTTCATAGTAGATGCAATGTTAGGTAAGCTTGCTAGATGGCTTAGAATCTTAGGATATGATACACTATATAGTAACACCTATGAAGATTGGAAAATATTGAAAATTGCTGAGGAGAATGACAGAATAATTATCACTAGAGATAGGGGACTATGTGTTAGAGCAAGGAAAAAAGGTTTAGAATGTTTTTTAGTATATCCAACTGAGGATTTTATAGATATTTTAACTAAACTTGCAATTAAATATAAAATTGATTTAAATGCCGACCCGAATTTTAGCAGGTGTACAGAATGCAATGGAGTTTTAGAGAAAATAGATGAAAACAGATGGAAGTGCACTAAATGTGGAAAAGAGTATTGGAAGGGTTCACATTGGAGGACGATAGAGAATATTCTTATTAGGGCAAGGAGTAAAATAAAAAATAATGAGTCAAGAGCAATTAGTAGTGGTTAA